A stretch of Paenibacillus antri DNA encodes these proteins:
- the uvrB gene encoding excinuclease ABC subunit UvrB encodes MRGINPIDKKFELVSEFSPQGDQPKAIEQLVEGVLAGKKYQTLLGATGTGKTFTIAHTIARLNRPTLVMAHNKTLAAQLCSEFKEFFPNNAVEYFVSYYDYYQPEAYVPASDTFIEKDASTNEEIDKLRHSATSALFERRDVIIVASVSCIYGLGSPNEYGDLVLSLRVGTERSRNEILHKLVDIQYQRNDFNFARGTFRVRGDVVEIFPASTHEKAIRVELFGDEIERITEIDVLTGEIVGEREHVAIYPASHFVTHEESMKRALVNIEQELEERLAELRGQGKLLEAQRLEQRTRYDLEMMREVGFCSGIENYSGPMTFRPRGATPYTLFDYFPDDLLIIMDESHVSVPQVRSMYNGDRARKEVLVDHGFRLPSALDNRPLKFEEFEEKIKQVIFVSATPGPYELEHCPTVVEQIIRPTGLIDPVIEVRPTKGQIDDLIGEIRERIAKDERVLVTTLTKKMSEDLTDYMKEIGIKVRYLHSDIKTLERMQILRDLRLGVFHVLIGINLLREGLDLPEVSLVAILDADKEGFLRAERSLIQTIGRAARNADGRVIMYGDKITDSMAKAMQETERRRTRQLAHNEAHGITPQTIRKKVRDVIEATKVAESKANYLADVKTEKMSKKDREQVIERLEQEMKQAAKDLQFERAAELRDAILELKAQG; translated from the coding sequence ATGCGCGGGATAAATCCAATAGATAAGAAATTCGAGCTCGTATCGGAATTTTCGCCGCAGGGCGATCAGCCGAAAGCGATCGAGCAGCTGGTCGAAGGCGTTCTCGCCGGGAAAAAGTACCAGACGCTCCTCGGCGCCACCGGCACCGGGAAGACGTTCACGATCGCGCACACGATCGCGCGGCTGAACCGGCCGACGCTCGTCATGGCGCACAACAAGACGCTCGCGGCGCAGCTGTGCAGCGAGTTCAAGGAGTTTTTCCCGAACAACGCCGTGGAATACTTCGTCAGCTATTACGATTATTATCAACCGGAAGCGTACGTACCCGCAAGCGATACATTCATCGAGAAGGACGCCAGCACGAACGAGGAGATCGACAAGCTGCGTCACTCCGCGACCAGCGCCTTGTTCGAACGCCGCGACGTCATTATCGTTGCGAGCGTTTCTTGCATTTACGGCCTCGGTTCCCCGAACGAGTACGGCGATCTCGTATTGAGCCTGCGCGTCGGGACGGAGCGGTCGAGGAACGAAATCTTACACAAGCTGGTCGACATTCAATATCAACGGAACGACTTCAACTTCGCCCGCGGCACGTTCCGCGTGCGAGGCGACGTCGTGGAAATTTTCCCCGCGTCGACGCACGAGAAGGCGATTCGCGTCGAGCTGTTCGGCGACGAGATCGAGCGCATTACCGAGATCGATGTGTTGACGGGCGAGATCGTAGGAGAGCGGGAGCATGTAGCGATCTACCCGGCCTCCCACTTCGTGACGCACGAGGAATCGATGAAGCGGGCGCTCGTCAACATCGAGCAGGAGCTCGAAGAACGGCTGGCGGAGCTTCGCGGTCAAGGGAAGCTGCTGGAGGCGCAGCGCCTCGAGCAGCGGACGAGATACGATTTGGAGATGATGCGCGAGGTCGGCTTCTGCTCCGGCATTGAGAACTACTCGGGTCCGATGACGTTCCGGCCGCGGGGCGCGACGCCGTACACGCTGTTCGACTACTTCCCGGACGACTTGTTGATCATCATGGACGAGTCGCACGTCTCGGTGCCGCAGGTGCGAAGCATGTACAACGGCGACCGGGCCCGCAAGGAAGTGCTCGTCGATCACGGCTTCCGTCTTCCGTCGGCGCTGGATAACCGTCCGCTGAAGTTCGAGGAGTTCGAGGAGAAGATCAAGCAGGTCATCTTCGTTTCGGCGACGCCGGGACCTTACGAGCTGGAACACTGCCCGACGGTCGTCGAACAGATCATCCGTCCGACGGGTCTCATCGATCCGGTCATCGAGGTGCGACCGACGAAGGGGCAGATCGACGACTTGATCGGCGAAATCCGGGAGCGGATCGCGAAGGACGAGCGCGTGCTCGTAACGACGCTCACGAAGAAGATGTCCGAGGATTTAACGGACTATATGAAAGAGATCGGCATCAAGGTACGATACCTGCATTCGGACATCAAGACGCTCGAGCGGATGCAGATTTTGCGGGACTTGCGCCTCGGCGTGTTCCACGTCCTCATCGGGATCAACCTGCTGCGGGAAGGCCTCGACTTGCCGGAAGTGTCGCTGGTCGCGATTCTCGATGCCGATAAGGAAGGCTTCCTTCGCGCGGAGCGGTCGCTCATTCAGACGATCGGCCGGGCTGCGCGGAACGCGGACGGACGCGTCATCATGTACGGCGACAAGATTACCGACTCGATGGCGAAGGCGATGCAGGAGACGGAACGCCGTCGAACGAGGCAGCTTGCGCACAACGAAGCGCACGGCATTACGCCGCAGACGATCCGCAAGAAGGTGCGCGACGTCATCGAAGCGACGAAGGTAGCGGAGTCGAAGGCGAATTACCTCGCGGACGTCAAGACGGAGAAGATGTCGAAGAAGGACCGCGAGCAGGTGATCGAGCGCCTCGAGCAAGAGATGAAGCAAGCGGCGAAGGATCTGCAGTTCGAACGAGCGGCGGAGCTGCGCGACGCAATTTTAGAATTGAAGGCGCAAGGGTAA